The stretch of DNA ACAGGCCCGCGATGCTGGCGCATGTCGCCAATCTGGCGCGGCGCGAGCCTGCGGATCTTGCGCATGAGTTCCTGACAGACCACTGGACACCGCAACATTCGGTCGATGTCCATCAGCAGGTCGCGCAGGCGGGCCTGACCTTCCTTGGCAGCGCAGACGTGTTCAACAATCTGGATGTTTCGCTGTCGGTTCCGGGCGGGCTGCAGGATCTCGTCCGCCGCACCGGCGCACCTGCGCTGGCGGAAACGCTCAAGGACATGGCGCGCGGTGCGCACCAGCGCATGGACCTGTTCCAGCGGGATGCGGAAAGGCTTGGCGCAAAGCCGCTGCTCGATCGCCTGCGCGCGCTACGGTTCCGCCTGCTGCCCGGCGCCCCGACGCAAGGGCCGGTGACGTTCACGACGCCGATCGGGCCGGTTATCGGGCCGGAGGCGGTCTTTACACCGTTGCTCGAATGCCTTTCCTCGGGCGCTGCGAGTGGTGAGGAATTGCTCGCCCTGCCGGTGTTTGCGGGCGATGCCGGCATGTTGCTGCAGTCGCTGCAACTGCTCATGATGCAGGGGCTGGCGCATCCGGTCGTTTTTGAAACGCCCCCCGCCGTATCGGCTGCGATACAGACCCGCGCCGCCGCTCTGTCGCAGTGGTTCGGGGACAACGGCATCGCGCTTGCAGTGCTATCGGATTGCGCTGTCGCCGTGACGCGGTGAAGAGGGGACGACTGGAACGTGCGCCGCGATGTGCAGCGAACCGGCCCCGGTGGGCCTGGCGGGGCCACCGGGGCGGTATTTTAGAAGTCTACACTCAGCGAGGTGCTGAAGCGGCGACCGTCAAGAACGTAGGCATAGCCTTCCTCTGCCGTGACCTTCTTGTTGGTCAGGTTGTAGACGCCCAGGTTCAGGCGCAGGTCGCGCCGGGGCTTGATCACCACGCCCAGGTTGTAGAACGTGTAAGGCGGATAGCGGAAATCGTTGGTTGCAGAACCGCTGGCATTGGTGGTGCGGCCTGATGTCTTGCCGCGGTAGTTCAGCTGGCCCCACAGATTGAAGGCACGGCTCGCTTTCCAGTCGAGCGATGCGTTGAACATATGTTCCGGGATGTCGTTGAGCGGT from Novosphingobium sp. 9 encodes:
- a CDS encoding class I SAM-dependent methyltransferase; protein product: MTWTDGYIDDVRYPAFFYKEMQPLWLATVAGFLGFTAPDPQGSFTLCELGCGLGVNLLVSAACHPQARFVGIDFNGEHLAFARTAAERCGLDNVEFIQADFATFARTNVRTFDFVTSHGVWSWIAPEYRAALLDGASRALNPGGLFHLHYMCHPGSTEMLPLQHLLNLCAHHMPGPSPRRAQTGMMLLQQLVQGGLYADRPAMLAHVANLARREPADLAHEFLTDHWTPQHSVDVHQQVAQAGLTFLGSADVFNNLDVSLSVPGGLQDLVRRTGAPALAETLKDMARGAHQRMDLFQRDAERLGAKPLLDRLRALRFRLLPGAPTQGPVTFTTPIGPVIGPEAVFTPLLECLSSGAASGEELLALPVFAGDAGMLLQSLQLLMMQGLAHPVVFETPPAVSAAIQTRAAALSQWFGDNGIALAVLSDCAVAVTR